A genome region from Brassica oleracea var. oleracea cultivar TO1000 chromosome C2, BOL, whole genome shotgun sequence includes the following:
- the LOC106327156 gene encoding succinate dehydrogenase assembly factor 2, mitochondrial, with amino-acid sequence MASRKALINVHRIIRSTAVVRRSSVTPSAAPPIFQNGVDLGARFFSGNTSSPQNIDIDLSSEEKKRITINRLLYRSKQRGFLELDLVLGNWVEENVNSMDETAVKSLIHVLDLENPDLWKWLTSQEQPPEIVSSNPVFLALHKKVMTNLNKHAAPETRAAAGQPWVKGWDDFKRGRDAPISGNQ; translated from the exons ATGGCCAGCCGAAAAGCTCTGATTAACGTCCACCGGATCATCCGCTCCACTGCGGTGGTTAGACGGAGCTCCGTCACCCCTTCCGCTGCACCTCCTATTTTCCA AAATGGAGTTGATTTGGGGGCAAGATTCTTCAGCGGGAACACCTCGAGTCCACAAAACATTGATATTGATCTCTCCAGCGAAGAGAAGAAGAGGATAACCATCAACAG ATTGTTGTATAGGAGCAAGCAACGAGGGTTTCTGGAGCTTGATCTGGTTTTGGGTAACTGGGTTGAGGAGAATGTCAATTCCATGGATGAAACCGCTGTCAAATCCCTCATTCATGTCCTTGATTTG GAAAACCCTGATCTCTGGAAATGGCTAACTTCTCAGGAACAGCCTCCCGAGATAGTGAGCTCAAATCCG GTATTTCTGGCGTTGCACAAGAAAGTCATGACGAATCTGAACAAACATGCAGCCCCAGAGACGCGTGCAGCAGCTGGACAACCCTGGGTCAAAGGCTGGGATGATTTCAAGAGAGGCCGTGACGCTCCCATCTCCGGGAACCAGTAA
- the LOC106327154 gene encoding lipoxygenase 2, chloroplastic-like, giving the protein MFCKESPSLETLSTAQSLSSLFPKPSALINPILTGRRDNPCRRQNFRGRCKITASQSNIAQKGKLLKEKVKRIKVKGFITAEEGLLESLSWSRPLDVITDIRGRSLLVELISAETDTRTVMEEDPVEDYAQRVWFESRNEKYECVFDMPEDFGTVGAIRVQNQHHHHREMFIREMKLELPSGSVTFTCNSWVTPKSIDPTKRIFFSNKSYLPSATPEPLKKLRKEELETLQGNNRERVGEFAKHERVYDYDVYNDVGDPEKDERLARPVMGGLSHPYPRRCKTGRKPCEKDASSEKREGEFYVPRDEEFSTTKGTAFTGKAILAALPSVFPQIEAALLDPNLPFPHFKSIEDLFEVGIDFPKDTGLLPMIPKLIKVVAEAQDNLLQFDPPILLNKDRFSWIRDDEFARQTLAGLNPYCIQLVTEWPLKSKLDPAVYGDPKSLITWDIVEKEIRGVMSVDEALKNKRLFMLDYHDLLLPYVNKVRELDDTTLYASRTLFFLSDDSTLRPVAIELTRPPDVNRPQWSQVFTPGYDATSCWLWNLAKTHAVAHDAGYHQLISHWLRTHCCMEPYIIAANRQLSAMHPIYRLLHPHFRYTLEINARARQSLVNAGGIIETCFWPGKYSLELSSDVYAKLWRFDREGLPADLISRGLAVEDETAEHGLRLTIPDYPFANDGLILWDALKEWITECVKHYYPDAALIMCDEELQAWWSEVRNIGHGDKKDEPWWPVLRTQDDLIGVVTTIAWVASGHHAAVNFGQYGYGGYFPNRPTTTRIRMPVEEPTEEELKEFYEEPEKVLLKTFPSQKQATQVMVTLDLLSTHSPDEEYLGEEPEASWVDDPVIFAAYERFKGRLKHLEEVIDERNVNVSLKNRAGAGVVKYELLKPISQPGVTGMGVPYSVSI; this is encoded by the exons ATGTTTTGTAAAGAGTCGCCGAGTCTCGAGACCTTGAGCACAGCACAGAGCCTCAGCTCTCTGTTCCCTAAACCATCAGCACTCATCAACCCCATTTTGACAGGACGTCGAGACAACCCGTGTCGTCGTCAAAACTTCCGTGGACGATGTAAGATCACAGCCTCACAATCCAATATTGCACAGAAAGGTAAATTACTGAAAGAGAAAGTTAAGAGAATCAAAGTTAAGGGATTCATAACTGCTGAAGAAGGGCTGCTGGAGAGCTTAAGTTGGTCGAGACCTCTCGATGTCATTACAGATATCCGCGGCAGATCACTGCTCGTCGAGCTTATTAGCGCCGAGACTGACACCC GGACGGTTATGGAGGAGGATCCAGTAGAAGACTATGCACAACGTGTATGGTTCGAATCCCGTAATGAGAAGTACGAGTGCGTGTTCGACATGCCCGAAGACTTTGGAACCGTGGGGGCCATCAGGGTACAAAACCAGCACCACCACCATAGAGAAATGTTCATCAGGGAGATGAAGCTTGAGTTACCCAGCGGCTCCGTAACGTTTACATGTAACTCATGGGTGACCCCCAAGTCCATTGACCCAACCAAGCGGATATTTTTCTCCAACAAGTCCTACTTGCCATCCGCAACTCCGGAGCCTCTCAAAAAGCTGCGGAAGGAAGAGCTGGAGACCTTGCAAGGCAACAACCGCGAGCGAGTTGGTGAATTCGCCAAGCACGAACGCGTTTACGACTATGATGTGTACAACGATGTGGGTGACCCTGAAAAAGATGAAAGACTTGCCCGTCCTGTTATGGGAGGTCTCTCTCATCCGTACCCGAGACGGTGCAAGACTGGTCGCAAACCCTGCGAGAAAGATGCCTCCTCAGAGAAACGCGAAGGGGAGTTCTATGTCCCCAGAGACGAGGAGTTCTCTACAACAAAGGGCACTGCATTCACGGGCAAGGCCATCTTAGCAGCTCTTCCCTCCGTGTTCCCACAGATCGAGGCTGCTCTGCTTGATCCCAACTTGCCTTTCCCACACTTCAAGTCCATAGAAGATCTCTTTGAAGTTGGCATCGACTTTCCCAAGGACACTGGCCTTTTACCTATGATCCCCAAACTTATCAAAGTTGTTGCTGAAGCTCAAGACAATCTTCTACAGTTTGACCCCCCTATTCTTCTTAACA AGGATAGATTTTCGTGGATCCGAGACGACGAGTTTGCTCGCCAGACACTTGCAGGCCTTAATCCATATTGCATTCAGCTAGTTACA GAGTGGCCGTTGAAAAGCAAACTAGACCCCGCGGTTTATGGTGATCCCAAGTCACTCATTACTTGGGACATTGTGGAAAAAGAAATCAGAGGAGTCATGTCAGTTGATGAA GCCCTAAAGAATAAGAGATTATTCATGTTGGATTACCACGATTTGCTTCTACCGTATGTGAACAAAGTGAGAGAGTTGGATGACACCACCTTATATGCTTCGAGAACACTATTCTTCCTCAGCGATGATAGCACATTGAGGCCTGTTGCCATTGAGTTGACTCGTCCCCCTGATGTCAACAGGCCCCAATGGAGTCAGGTCTTCACACCAGGCTATGATGCTACCTCCTGCTGGCTATGGAATCTTGCTAAGACTCACGCTGTTGCTCACGATGCCGGTTATCATCAGCTTATTTCTCACTG GCTGAGGACTCATTGTTGTATGGAACCATACATAATAGCTGCAAACAGACAACTAAGTGCCATGCATCCTATCTATAGGCTGTTGCATCCCCACTTCCGCTACACCCTGGAGATCAACGCTCGCGCACGCCAAAGTCTCGTCAACGCAGGTGGAATCATTGAGACTTGTTTCTGGCCAGGCAAATATTCGTTAGAGCTAAGTTCAGATGTTTATGCTAAACTATGGAGGTTCGACAGGGAAGGTTTACCTGCAGACCTCATCAGCAG GGGGCTGGCTGTGGAAGATGAGACCGCAGAACACGGACTGCGGCTAACGATACCAGACTACCCATTTGCGAATGACGGTTTAATATTGTGGGATGCACTTAAGGAATGGATCACAGAATGTGTGAAGCATTATTATCCAGATGCGGCACTGATCATGTGTGACGAGGAACTCCAAGCATGGTGGAGTGAAGTGAGGAACATAGGGCATGGAGACAAGAAAGACGAACCATGGTGGCCTGTCCTCAGAACACAAGATGACTTAATTGGCGTCGTGACCACGATTGCGTGGGTGGCTTCAGGTCACCATGCAGCTGTAAACTTTGGACAGTACGGGTATGGAGGGTACTTTCCCAACCGACCAACCACAACAAGGATAAGAATGCCAGTGGAAGAGCCAACAGAGGAAGAGCTAAAAGAGTTCTATGAGGAGCCAGAGAAGGTGCTGCTTAAGACATTCCCGTCGCAGAAGCAGGCGACGCAAGTGATGGTGACTCTCGATCTTCTATCGACCCATTCACCAGACGAAGAGTATCTTGGAGAAGAGCCAGAAGCATCTTGGGTCGACGATCCTGTTATCTTTGCTGCATATGAACGGTTCAAAGGCAGGCTCAAACATCTAGAAGAAGTGATAGATGAGAGGAACGTGAACGTTTCTCTGAAGAACAGAGCTGGAGCAGGTGTTGTTAAGTATGAGCTTTTGAAGCCCATCTCCCAACCCGGTGTTACCGGAATGGGTGTTCCCTATAGTGTTTCTATCTAA